One window of the Archangium primigenium genome contains the following:
- a CDS encoding response regulator — translation MSPSSSTPSRLDAPAPSILLVEDDEDIRDSVSELLELEGYQTVTALNGQDALVRLKGMRRPCLILLDVMMPVMDGHAFLARMREEAPLADIPVVITSASHRPPAGASAYVPKPIDVDALLAIVRHHCGQS, via the coding sequence GTGAGTCCCTCGTCCTCCACCCCCTCGCGCCTCGATGCGCCCGCGCCCTCCATCCTCCTGGTGGAGGATGACGAGGACATCCGCGACTCGGTGAGCGAGCTGCTGGAGCTGGAGGGCTACCAGACGGTGACGGCGCTCAATGGCCAGGACGCGCTCGTGCGTCTCAAGGGCATGCGGCGGCCGTGCTTGATCCTCCTGGACGTGATGATGCCGGTGATGGACGGGCATGCCTTCCTGGCCCGCATGCGCGAGGAGGCGCCGCTCGCGGACATCCCGGTGGTCATCACCTCGGCGAGCCACCGTCCTCCCGCGGGGGCGAGCGCGTACGTGCCCAAGCCCATCGACGTGGACGCGCTGCTCGCGATCGTCCGGCACCACTGTGGCCAGTCATGA